A stretch of the Brassica napus cultivar Da-Ae unplaced genomic scaffold, Da-Ae ScsIHWf_1684;HRSCAF=2306, whole genome shotgun sequence genome encodes the following:
- the LOC125598279 gene encoding uncharacterized protein LOC125598279 gives MARFQGGLNRDIQDRLELQEYEDMDELLHKAILIEQQNKRKSSTRSSYTPASKPAYSKEDKPGDKSKEVLLQWRPREMTRRRTPAKSLMRKAEYPVRGELLVTRRLLNAQPKSQEDEQRENLFHTRCLIQEKITKQVKVLLSVGKYQDEITCDVAPLEASHILLGRPWQYDKRSVHDGFTNRYTFIHKETSYPGANDPSGGTPGSDASQMKRGESKAASKSLLLEETSQVSKLNLFATAKDIKTAVIEQSNLILVVYKELLSSTTNPAPEIPEEIECLLQEYRDVFPEDNPIGATLPNRPAYRTNPVETKELQKQVNELMEKGHIRESMSPCVLKTMKEHVNHLKQVLDVLRKENLAYRLMRKSVKAIREWPIPKSIGEVRSFHGLAGFYRSEKLGGATLNYPTYDKELYALVRALQVWQHYLWPKEFVIHTDHESLKHLKGQQKLNKRHARESEKHASGKFYQGSSRRRLMGHFGVAKTLSTLQEHFYWPSMKKEVERVCSRCVVCKQAKSKVQPTGLYTPLPIPTAPWVDISMDFVLGLPRTRKGRDSIFVVRKNIEERTKMYERQKNKGRKELVLEPGDLVWIHMRKRGGGDGVAMTRDIEEELSETDENEPSDETPVEESVKLRILKRTRTRVRYHVSQPVCGVDSSY, from the exons atggctagaTTCCAAGGAGGTCTTAACAGAGATATACAAGATAGGTTGGAGCTACAAGAGTATGAGGACATGGATGAACTGCTACATAAGGCTATTTTGATTGAGCAGCAGAACAAGAGGAAGAGCTCTACCCGGTCTTCATACACTCCTGCTTCAAAACCGGCCTACTCCAAGGAAGATAAGCCAGGGGATAAGTCCAAGGAGGTTCTTCTTCAGTGGAGACCAAGAGAGatgacaagg AGGAGGACGCCGGCCAAGAGTCTGATGAGGAAGGCGGAGTACCCTGTCCGTGGAGAGCTATTAGTCACCAGGAGACTTCTCAATGCTCAACCTAAAAGCCAAGAAGATGAGCAAAGGGAAAACTTGTTCCACACCAGATGCTTGATTCAAGAAAAG ATCACCAAGCAAGTGAAGGTCTTGCTATCAGTGGGAAAGTACCAGGATGAGATCACTTGTGATGTAGCACCCCTTGAAGCTAGCCACATCCTTCTTGGACGTCCATGGcagtatgataagagatcaGTACATGATGGCTTTACCAACAGATACACTTTTATCCATAAGGAAACAAGTTACCCTGGCGCCAATGACCCCTCAGGAGGTACACCAGGATCAGATGCATCTCAAATGAAGAGAGGAGAGTCCAAGGCCGCCAGCAAGTCCTTGCTTCTTGAAGAGACCAGCCAGGTAAGTAAACTCAACCTCTTTGCTACTGCTAAAGATATCAAAACTGCTGTGATTGAACAATCAAATTTGATACTAGTGGTTTATAAAGAATTGTTGAGCTCTACTACTAACCCTGCTCCTGAGATTCCAGAGGAGATTGAGTGTCTTTTGCAGGAGTATAGAGATGTGTTCCCAGAGGACAATCCCATAG GAGCTACTTTACCaaaccgtccagcatacaggaccaacCCTGTGGAGACTAAGGAGCTTCAGAAACAAGTCAATGAGCTAATGGAGAAGGGACATATCAGGGAAAGTATGAGTCCTTGTGTGCT CAAGACTATGAAAGAACATGTTAACCACTTGAAACAAGTTCTAGATGTgcttagaaaagaaaatct GGCATACAGGTTGATGAGGAAAAGTGTGAAAGCTATCAGGgagtggccgattcctaaaTCTATTGGAGAGGTCAGAAGTTTTCATGGACTTGCTGGCTTCTACCGGAG tgagaaactaggaGGCGCCACCTTGAACTATCCTACCTATGACAAGGagctgtatgccttggtgagagctttacaAGTGTGGCAACATTACTTGTGGCCTAAGGAGTTTGTGATCCATACAGATCATGAATCCCTTAAACATCTCAAAGGGCAacagaagctgaacaagagaCATGCCAG agaatctgagaagCATGCTAGTGGAAAATTCTATCAA GGAAGCTCACGCAGGAGGCtgatgggacactttggagtcGCCAAAACACTCTCCACCTTGCAGGAGCACTTCTACTGGCCGAGTATGAAGAAAGAAGTGGAGCGTGTGTGCTCAAGGTGTGTCGTGTGCAAGCAAGCCAAGTCTAAGGTCCAACCAACAGGTTTGTATACACCTCTCCCTATTCCTACTGCACCATGGGttgatatctctatggactttgtcttaggattgcctagaactaggaagGGAAGAGatagtatctttgtg GTCAGGAAGAACATTGAAGAGAGGACCAAGATGTATGAGAGGCAGAAGAACAAGGGGCGCAAGGAGCTAGTGCTTGAACCGGGTGATCTTGTGTGGATTCACATGAGAAAGAGAG gaggaggggatggtgtAGCCATGACCAGAGACATAGAAGAGGAGCTGAGCGAGACTGATGAGAATGAGCCAAGTGATGAGACTCCCGTAGAAGAGAGTGTGAAGCTGAGGATACTGAAGAGAACCAGAACCAGAGTGAGATACCATGTGAGCCAGCCAGTGTGTGGAGTGGACAGTAGTTACTAG